The stretch of DNA tcccatacagtcatcaccagcgggcttttaaacggcCGAATGCAcattccacagtcattctgcacttgcttggcctgttgttgaaccgctccttgctgcggTCAAGTTGCCCtgcgtatggcttcatgagccacggcattaaggggtaggcggggtctcccacgatcacaatgggcatttcagcttcccctatggtgatcttctggtccaggaagaaagtccctgcttgcagcttcctgaacaggccagtgttccgaaagatgcgtgtgtcatgcacctttccagaccagcctgcgttaatgtctgtgaaacgcccacggtgatccacaagtgcttagaAAACCATttagaaataccccttgcgattaatgtactcggtggctaggtggtctggtgccagaattggaatgtgcatgccatctatcatccctccgcagttagggaaacccatttgtgcaaagccatccacaatctcagcacgttgcccagagtcacggtctttcggagcaggatgcaattaatggccctgcacacttccatcaataTGACTCCAACGGTCAACTCTCCcattccaaactggttagcaCCCGAtgggtagcagtctggagtagccagcttccacagtgcaatcgccacgtgcttctccagtgacagggcagctctcattctcatgtccttgcgccacagggctgatgcgagctcatcacacagtcccatgaatgtggctttcctcatgcgaaagttccgcagccactgctcgtcatcccagacatgcatcacgatgtgatcctaCCACTCAGtacttgtttcccaagcccaaaagcggccTTCCACTGTgatcagcacctccatgaatgccacaagcattcTTGTGTCAGAGCTACTATGTGTGATGAGATCAATGTTGCACTCCTCtggcctttgtagtttaaggaataactccactgccactcgtgatgtgttggTCAGTGTGAGCAGTATTCTTGTCAACagctcgggatccattcctgcagccagaaagaggcagggcagggtgcacagtacacaaaccattgaaagatgacgccaaatgtggacggaagcacaaggattgctgggatgcgaagcaacgCATCACgtggcattgggacaggacccaggatgccccgcaaccccttccgccttcccacaagtcttagcagcaaaagagaaagaggtgctctgtgggatagctgcccagagtgcactgctctgaatagcaccgcaagtgtgaacacgctgttgcgcaggcagctgtcagcatgaacacacaacagtggttttcctttggcgctctctgagcagcgctgtaactttgccagtgtaaacGTGCCCTAAAACTTGTTTTCATCTCATGTCCATTTGTTGATCTTCTACccatattacacacaaaaataaataataataaaaacaattcaaaacagtAAATTTACTTTACTATTAAAATAAGTCCCACTCTACTAAGACAACTGAATTTCACAGAGAGTGACAGCCCTAATTGTGCTTGTTGATTTGAACACTATAGAAAAGATAACATTCTCTATCAAACTCTATACACCTTTTTCACAGAAGCTACCCTGTCACCTCTAAAAGGTTGTCTCTCAAGTTGACTGTTACAAGCACACTGACAAGACACTATAAGGAAATTTTCATTGCCACCGCCCACTCTGTACCTGCTGCTTTCTCAAGCAATGAATTCACACACATAAATACCTTTAATAGTTCTTGCGTGTATGATAAAGCTAAAATATAAATGGCATGAACGTTCTAcaactttatttattttgattttggcAACAGTAACACTGAATATATTCCAACCTGATAATATTGAATGACTCAGCTTTGCTGTTATCACcaacaaatacatttattttgagaAATTAACAAAATAGATTAATCACTAAAAGCAATGAGACAGTTTGAAATGTTTGTTAATCTTTCAGAGTAAGCACTGATGTAAAAAACCAACAGTCCTTGTTTGAGTAGATTAAAAACTTTTCAGTTTAGTGACTGTGTCATTACTAAATGGATTACTCACATCTAGAAGAAAACACTTTATCACAAACCTATTCTGGGCATGATGATCACTCAGACTATTGATGGAAGAGAGCACCAAAGCTTCATTTATGTACCAATGAAGTCCACTGCACTCTTCAGAAACATCACAACAGGTGTTCTAATTGCTGCCATGAATCCTAATCTTTAGCATACAAAGACAGACCATATGACTATCCATTAATTGCCTCCGTTTAATTATATTAGTCTCCTTATAAAAATGCTAGCAGGttcatttttgtttctgaagTGCAAGACTTGCTAGATTACAAGGGAAGCCAATGTGTCTACAGATTTACACAGTATTGAACCAAAAATGCACGTGATATGTGACATTTACCACACACAAAGATGACAATTATAAATAGTCTTGACAGCATATAGCTGCatgtctaataataataaaacctgcTCAGCCACCTTGTGAAACAACCAAACTATCAATATAAAATTAATGGTAACATACGAAAATCCTTCCAGGCATATTTCCAAATatggtatttattttaaaaccaaaaaaacccataaaTCTACATCAAGGGTGTATTCAACTAAAAGGTTTTGGCTAAATAAGATCTACAAGCTCCTATAGTCCTTCCACCTGGCAAGGAAAACAACATATTACTCAATTTTCTTCAAGATACCTAGTATCTTAGAAAACATGACGCTctcttaactttaaaaaaaaaaaaaaaaaaaaaaaaaaaaaaacagcagcatACCTCCCCCTTAGGGTATCTGTATCTGTATTTGTCTTGGTCTCTCAAAGCAAATTCAAGAGGATAGTTTTCCTGAATTTCTTCATATGTCATTTCTTCACAGACTCCCTAAgggtaacaaaaacaaaaggcaCACAATATCCATGAGAGTCATCAGGCCCATGGGCATAACAGTAGATCTTTATCTCCCATACCCACAGTGGCAGACTTGGAGCTTCTATGTaataatgtattaatcctatAGGTGACCTAGTCATTGACATAGACtgtgtcaatttcacagtcatattGAGGTAGAAGAATATTTATTATCCACATATACTGCTTTTATTCAATGCAGGATGTCCTCAGAATGATGACAGTAACTCCCAGATAAGAACATCCCAGCACACACTTAACAGACAATTGGGAAAGCTACTAGTTTCAAGGATCCTACATGTGGTCTCCAAAGAAACTTCAAAATTTATAAGTATAAGTGCCTTACAATGGTAAACAAGTGACAAGTGCCAAATATTAAAATTTTCTCTCTCTTAAGAACACGCCTGAAATTTTGGACCTAGAATTATACTGAGTGTCCTTTTTATTAGCCTGGTCCAACACGCAACTTGATGGCACTTCTCTGCTTGCCTATAATGCAATAACCTTTGAATGTTGCATATGATCCACTGCAAAATTTCAGGCAACATTCTAGATATCAATGGGCAGAATGCTATTGATTTTGTGAAAAGTCAGAAAACCAGATGGGTGAAATGAGGGAACATACAGAGCTACTACCTGCAATCAAGTCTGCAATTGTCTACATATCGAAGAACTGGTTGATAGCAGCCACTATCACCTTTAACCTAACAatactctccctcccccatctcagCTCTGCTCATGGCCCCAATAAGAGTTTAAAATGCAGACACCCTAAATGACTTATCTcccagaaagggggaggggaggaagacttAAGAATGGTGAGGAGGAAAAGGGGACTTGAgcggggtgggagagagaaaagaacacCACAGCGCCCCTAGCAGCAGAGAGGGAGCTTGTGAGGGTGGCGAAGGTGCCCATGCTCAGCCTACAGAAGAAATGAACTGTGTGACTGTTACGGGGTGCTCACCACACCCCGCTGGGTTCAgcctcctggccccactccccaGTGAGTCAGGACCACTTCAAGCTGGGGCAACAACCATGCTCTTTATTCCTGTGTCCGGTCCCGACCACCAAGCTCCAACTATTTACAGATTATTTACAGGTTTGGCCTAGCACAGGCCTCAGTGGCAACAAGGTAGCAGGCTCCTGGCTCCTTCTGAGCCTACTCTCCCCTCCtggtctctgccccctcccctccaactcaCTTCCTCTCTAGCTTTTAGCCCCTGTTAACAAGGCTGGCAGGTGTGGCCAGTTTCCAGGCCAGTCCTAGCTAGTGGCCCAGCCCCAACccatttcccctgattggggctggagtggcaggagctgattagGGCTTCCCCTGTAGCGCCCTACCACAGTGACCCTTTAAGTTGCATACCGTTTAACCAAGACTAAGTCTAAATTCATTAGGGCACCTTTTACTAAAACATTTAACACTGTTAATGGGGAAAGGGCATAAGCCTTCTGATCTCCAGAACCATAATACTAATTACCTTCTAATCCACACAAACCCTATTACTGCACAATAAAGTACTCCCCCCTCTGAAACAAAACCGCTTTCTTGAATAGTTACAAAAAAGGAAACCCGGGAGAACTTACTGCATCTATTTCATTCAAAACCTTCCACTGTTCATAAGGCACTCCCAAAGCCTCTGCAGTCTGAATCGTCCTTTTCATCTGACTGGTCCAAACTTTCAGATCCTTGATGTTTTGCTCATTAATGAACTGCGCCAAGCTCTTGGCAAACTGAAAAAGACATTAGAGGTTGGATGAGGGATCAGTGCCAATATACTGTGCTCGAGTTGGAACCCAATCTGTTCTTGTCCCTTACTGCAAGTTCATTATGTTACTTTAAAAAGGCTCTTTAGACTTTTCCTAAGAATATGACAGTTCCTGTTCAGCAATGAAAAAATGATACAAAGATGACAACAATCCTATTTGGtaccccactccagccccaaaACAACTTCCTCTTCTATCTTTACCTTACAAAGGTTCACAGGTGTCCACCAACTAAGGAGCGCCACAGGtttaaaaatcaaaacccaaCTTAAAATAAGGACTccttgaaaagtgctttgagctcaAGGTTTATACAAGTGTATCAGAGAAGAATGAAAATAGAAGCCATATATGAAGACCTACCAGCAAACTACAATACAACTTGCCCACTCAAACCTCTTACCCACTTGCATGACATTACAGTCAAGGTAAAAGGGATATTTATGTTTGTTATAAGGAAAGgacagaggaaagaaaggaagctGTAAGAGATGGTCAACAACATAAGAACacccatactggatcagactaatggtccacgTAACCGActaccctgtctctgacagtggccagtgacagATGCTTTTAGagtgaatgaactgaacagggcaatttcaagtgatctatcccatcatccagtcccagcttctggaagttggaggtttagggacatctggagcattgggttgcatccctgacaacagccattgatggaccaatcctccataaACAATAATTCCAACATCCACCCACACAAGGACACCATTTGTTTGAAGTCACTTAATAAAAATGATCTTACCTCTTTCCCCCTAAGGGACAGTCCAGTGTCTCCTCCTATCCTCCCTTTCAGATTCAGTTCACTTTCTCCATGTCGACAGAGGTAGATCGAGCGAGGAGTTACGTGGATATTCATGAGGTAGTAGACAATCCGGCTTTGGATATGGTCCATTACTCTATTCACAAGGTAACTCCTTCCAACATCCATGATTTTAATATAGGAAAGATCCCTTTCATGGTAAACAAATGAGACTCATAAATCATCATTTGGTTTCCTCTCTCCTCTAACTTGTACCAAGCCCCACGAACAAACATcaccactcaaaaacaaaaaggcAACTGCCAAAGAGACCACAAATTGAATAAATCTTCAGATATATGAAAATATATAATATCAGTTCAAAAGGGCTAATCTTCATTATAAATCCTCAGCCTTGATGCATGGCAGCAAAGTATTGTCAACAGAGGTGCAATGAACTCATGCAAACAATTAATTTTCTCCTCACATGTAAAACTCTTCTCTCTCTCATGTCACGCCATTCTATACCACTTCACTTGTGCACTGCCCCCCAGCTAGATCCTCAAAGGCAAAGCCCTTCATTGAAAGGAAGATTCAGGAGCAGTCCCAGGAGAAATTCTGACTTGCTCATGTAAGCCTGACACCATTCTGCAAATTGCAGCTGTTGCTCCCCACATCTAATAGATGTCCGGTACAGAAAGGGATTGGAGCCATGGTCACATCCACATGCCTCACTGACCCCTTCTAAAAAGGGTCACCAGAAGAGCTAGCAATCCCAGCCACCTTGTGGATGTCTCTTTGGCCAACCCCACTCCCACCCAAGTTCTACCCACTCACATTGGGTAAGGTACAATCTGACTCGTATTATCTATTTGTTTTCCTCTCCACTCCCATCTCCACCAACTTGTATAGCCGAGCTAACAATTTTGAGCAACATTCAGCTTAGCAAAAAAGCGTGTCAAGATTGGGGAGCCTAAAATTAGCCTTTTTGTGTTTTGCCCATTCAGTTGAGAAAccacatgatttaaaaaaaaaaagacaacctaTTATTAAATGCAGTAAGGAACAACCACTTAATCTCTGAAAGCATTTGCTGACGTTAATCGTTACTGATCTGCACAGGCACAAATATCATGGCGCTTAAAGACATGATATGCACAGATAGATCTGACAGAAGCAGCTTGTCACTGCTCACGGTCAATTACACTAAAATGATTTTTCAGCATGGCAACAGCCACAAAACAAACAATGAGAAATTTACTGAGAGGATGAGTTTAtgagtctagcataaaaccctaGGAAGACAGATTGAGTGCTGGTACTGGGATGTACCATGACAAAGTTCTTCCCACAGTTTCCAGAATCTACCTTAATCTCACAGTGTGTTAAATGTGAATGGTAAGTACACCTCATTTAAAACACTGAACAAATGAGTCTGGACGTCAAATTTCTTAAGACTAAGGTATTCAAAGTTGCCACAGGGATTTAAGAGTCAATGTGACTTGTGCTCTTaaatcacttaggccttgtctacctaGAGGAAACGGACCAGCAAAAATATTCCAGAATAACAATTCCACTATAGCTATCCTGGAATAATATAGCTATTCAGGAATAatttccccatgtggacactattctgaaataaaagtgactttattctgATTATAGCAAATTGTGAGtggagtaattattctggaataaagcaCAGGGATGGCTATGGTGGAATAGTTATACctgtaaatttccccatgtaggcaAGCTGCTAgggcctttgaaaaatctctctctaaattGAGAACAGATGAGATAGTAAAACAGAgatagtaaaacaaaaacaaaaaaacaaaaaaagtgacaTATTTCCATGACAATGAGATTGAGTACACATTCCCTAATGTAATGTCATGAAATAAAGTGGCTGTGACCACAGTATTATTCTGCCACTTACTTGTCCAGAGTTTCATCTAGCATCTCATATGTGTTCTTGTAGCACTCTATTCTTTTCATGAAGTCTTCTGTAGCTTCATCATTACTACAATCAACATAATCAGGACTGCCAAGTTTCACTTGCTATTTAAAGTAAAGATAAAAGAGCAcatgcatttttttccccattttcagCAAAGTTTAAAGACATTTTAACCAAATGTGTGTAGCAATGGATGGCTGTTTTTAATTAAACCTAAATTCCGTACTTACTATATAAATGGGTAGGAAAACAAATCAAAAGGAAAAGGAGATAGAtgatgtttcttttcttttaggaGTCCTGCTAAAATAAGCCAGTCAAAGAACAGCCTATTTAAAGGTAGATTAAAGAAAAAATAGAACCCATGTGAAGGGTGACCCAACTGCcaaataatttttccttttaaaataaaatgaaagggtaCAGTTTTATATTACTGCCATGAAATTACATTCTTGTTCTGTACTTCAGCAAGACCAATGTGAAAGGAGAGGGAAAATGAGACTAAATGAAAGGTCACATTAAAAAAAGTCATCATCATTTGGCTGATTTTAGAGACGCTACAGTGTCTCCCGGCTTCAAGCAATTCAAGAAAACTTTTCTATAACTCACCACAATATTTGCAGCAATGACCTCTGGATCTACACATACTGATTCAACAAAGAACGTCTTTAATCCAAACAGGAAATCacatgaaaggaaggagggaagaagggagagaCATTAGAACTGCTCCAGTAATTGACAACACAAACCCACAGTTTCCACCAGTTCATGTATCAAGTCTTGCTAATTATGCCATGCTTCAAATATTCCTATGTCGATTTAGGATTAGTCTTACAGGGTACTCAATGCCCCACTAAAAGTTGAGGGTGCTCTGCACTTTGCAGCATTAGGCTCTATAATTTTCCCAAGCACCTTTCAGTAACAGAGAGCTTCTGTAGCAAGAAAATTCAGATTGGCAAAGAAGCGGAAATGGAGAGTGGAAGAAAGTGAATCAGCACTCCTAAAGGTAATTGATACCTTTGAAATAAAAGCATTTTGGTGTTAAAAGGCTCTCTAACTAACAGAGCAGCTCTTACATATGAGATGTACATGACATGCTTTCCCAAAGATCTATGAAGAAGCTAGatcaggggggaaaaacagactACTAGGAAAATGCTGAATGACAAAAAATCCTATACCCAAATAATACAGTCTGTTAAATAGAAACTTATCtgtataaaacaaaacagaaaacctcTCTCCATTTATCAAAGTAACTAAAGGAAGGCAGTGACAGGACCTTGTTCAGAACAGAATCAGAACTGGGCTAATGACAACCATATTTgaaacaagtatcagggggtagccgtgttagtctgcatccacagaaacaacaaggagtccggtggcatcttaaagactaacagatttatttgggcgtaagttTTCGTGgttaaaaaacctcacttttttagatgcatggagtgaagaagtgaggtttttttaaccACGAAAACgtacgcccaaataaatctgttagtctctaaggtgccaccggactccttgctgTTTATGTTTGAAATAGTTATTGCTAACATTTATATGAATAACATTCATCTGTTATAGGGAGCCAAAACATAAAACAGGGCTACTGATTAATTTCACCAGGATGTAAACAGcattctcggggggggggggggggggacacgacacCTTTCTAAACTCGTCAGAAAAAAATGTGCTAGATTTCTACTGGCCAACATCATTTAAAAACTTAGTTGATGTTAGCACAATTCTCATCAGAATGTCACTAGAGCATAAGACAAAACCATGCATCCACATTAGTCAGATTAATATCCCAAGCATCTTAGCTATTGACTCACCTTATAGCCATTCTCCTCACCAAATCTGAAGATGGTTTCTCTGCGTTCTCGTGTTGTGTTTGTAGCATCAAAAACCTAAGACAAATGACAGAGACAACAGTATCATAGTAGAGTCAAAATATCGCCACATCTTGACAACAGCACTAAACGATCAATAAAAGTTTCCAAGTCCttcaacttaaaaaacaaacaaacaaaccctataaACAGGAATAAATCATTCCCAGGAACAATGGCAAAAACTTTGCTGGCACTAGATTATGGCCATAAGAATTCTGAACAAATAAAATAGCACCTGGGTTGAGAACCCACTTTTCTGAAGCATCTCTACCTGTCCTAGTAGTGAAAATGTCAACTTACATTTCTAAAGTGGCCTCCACTTTCAAAAAGTAAAtgccacacagacacacacaatctAGTTCAGTACTGCTGATGATTAAAGCTGgaatttttcaaaggtgcctaattTAACATGCCACGCTTTTAGAAAATAAAAAGCCTCACAATATTATTCACTTCAAGAACAAACATGATGAGCATGATCTCATGGGATCCTGTTCTGCTCTCTTGTACTTATGCCATGTACCTCCCATACATTTCAATAGCCTACTCTTGTTTGAACAGTATACAAAGAGGTAAACTTATTGGATTTCCCTGTAGAAGTTTTCCAGCTGCCAAAAGCTTTCAGAAACTAGATAAGATGGGAAAACCTCCATAGAGAATGTGATTATCCATATAAAAACTGAAAAGCAAGTCTGATGTAAAGAGAGGTTCTGACTATAATAAATGGCATGAATTATACTCCATTTATAATGACTTTAGAAATCATATTCATAATTTTCCTATTCATAAGCAGAATGTACATGGTGAACATTATTGTGAGATAACTGCACACACCTTGGGTATATCGCAAAACGGGTGACTAAATGCAAAATATCTTCAGCCACATACATTCTATTATGCAAACTTTCATGTTTGTTGAGACTTCTATGAAATGGGTTGCATTTtgcaatttattttgatttttaaaattgagcATAAAAAGTAAATAGCATGTCCTTATTTTTCAACACTCCAAATAGCAGGATAAAATTTAGcttcttctaatttttttttttttaatactaagaaataaaaagatacCTGCATTACTATGAACTCACAGACAGACTGAGTTTTGAAATAAATTCATATTGCACATTTAGATCCTTACATGTTCTAATGGAAAAACTGTTTTAGCAGATAAGTATACACCTTATTATATAAACAATCACTACATTAGTCAAAACATTAAATGTACGGTAAAGTGTAATGATCAAAACAGAGAGCAGGTGCCTTGCACAACTTGTAAACCATACCCATGAATTGTAGGTTTTCCTACAATGAAACAGGCATCAATTTCTTCATAGGCAACATTTAAATAGTATATAAGatataaaatgttattttgagTCCCAAATTATGGCTTAAATTTACAATAAAATGCTAGTTTGACTAACTCACTGAACACTGAGTGACAGCTGCACATGTCAACGGTCTCAAAAACAGAGTTCAAATTATGCAGAAACCTTAATAATCCCCCagaggaaacaaaattaaaatgtcatttgAATGAACAGCCCACGTTTTGAATCCTTTGCATATTACTGGCATTAGATGAGCAGAGATTCTA from Emys orbicularis isolate rEmyOrb1 chromosome 7, rEmyOrb1.hap1, whole genome shotgun sequence encodes:
- the PFKFB4 gene encoding 6-phosphofructo-2-kinase/fructose-2,6-bisphosphatase 4 isoform X3, with the protein product MAASPARELTQNPLQKIWEPYNNGLPAKHSAQRGVCMTNCPTLIVMVGLPARGKTYISKKLTRYLNWIGVPTKEFNVGQYRRDLVKTYKSFEFFLPDNEEGLKIRKQCALAALNDVQQYLSEENGHVAVFDATNTTRERRETIFRFGEENGYKTFFVESVCVDPEVIAANIVQVKLGSPDYVDCSNDEATEDFMKRIECYKNTYEMLDETLDKDLSYIKIMDVGRSYLVNRVMDHIQSRIVYYLMNIHVTPRSIYLCRHGESELNLKGRIGGDTGLSLRGKEFAKSLAQFINEQNIKDLKVWTSQMKRTIQTAEALGVPYEQWKVLNEIDAGVCEEMTYEEIQENYPLEFALRDQDKYRYRYPKGESYEDLVQRLEPVIMELERQENVLVICHQAVMRCLLAYFLDKTAEQLPYLKCPLHSVLKLTPVAYGCKVESIFLNIEAVNTHRDKPENVGVDRSREEALRTVPNHL
- the PFKFB4 gene encoding 6-phosphofructo-2-kinase/fructose-2,6-bisphosphatase 4 isoform X2 — protein: MAASPARELTQNPLQKIWEPYNNGLPAKHSAQRGVCMTNCPTLIVMVGLPARGKTYISKKLTRYLNWIGVPTKEFNVGQYRRDLVKTYKSFEFFLPDNEEGLKIRKQCALAALNDVQQYLSEENGHVAVFDATNTTRERRETIFRFGEENGYKTFFVESVCVDPEVIAANIVQVKLGSPDYVDCSNDEATEDFMKRIECYKNTYEMLDETLDKDLSYIKIMDVGRSYLVNRVMDHIQSRIVYYLMNIHVTPRSIYLCRHGESELNLKGRIGGDTGLSLRGKEFAKSLAQFINEQNIKDLKVWTSQMKRTIQTAEALGVPYEQWKVLNEIDAGVCEEMTYEEIQENYPLEFALRDQDKYRYRYPKGESYEDLVQRLEPVIMELERQENVLVICHQAVMRCLLAYFLDKTAEQLPYLKCPLHSVLKLTPVAYGCKVESIFLNIEAVNTHRDKPENVDISRPPEEALVTVPAHQ
- the PFKFB4 gene encoding 6-phosphofructo-2-kinase/fructose-2,6-bisphosphatase 4 isoform X4, coding for MAASPARELTQNPLQKIWEPYNNGLPAKHSAQRGVCMTNCPTLIVMVGLPARGKTYISKKLTRYLNWIGVPTKEFNVGQYRRDLVKTYKSFEFFLPDNEEGLKIRKQCALAALNDVQQYLSEENGHVAVFDATNTTRERRETIFRFGEENGYKTFFVESVCVDPEVIAANIVQVKLGSPDYVDCSNDEATEDFMKRIECYKNTYEMLDETLDKDLSYIKIMDVGRSYLVNRVMDHIQSRIVYYLMNIHVTPRSIYLCRHGESELNLKGRIGGDTGLSLRGKEFAKSLAQFINEQNIKDLKVWTSQMKRTIQTAEALGVPYEQWKVLNEIDAGVCEEMTYEEIQENYPLEFALRDQDKYRYRYPKGESYEDLVQRLEPVIMELERQENVLVICHQAVMRCLLAYFLDKTAEQLPYLKCPLHSVLKLTPVAYGCKVESIFLNIEAVNTHRDKPEVGQVNDQSNE